Proteins encoded by one window of Portunus trituberculatus isolate SZX2019 chromosome 27, ASM1759143v1, whole genome shotgun sequence:
- the LOC123509711 gene encoding uncharacterized protein LOC123509711, whose translation MANIKKNGVRILVEEKRNGNDVKSKNDEDEGKDNKKHDNFYMRVYDDAVAKKTAIDNTIIEQTCEVGDGRVGSLARVMGGPGQGAASHHAAHASALQTIHHQRQHAHKRYSSLVNAILSHEKDIKAQEERKRESELLLEREAAECGLQQEEVARLQRLIHATSSITAATTAKVATYSTYKEYVERSVVTFGSEAATVEGVCGRFRDLLTLRLQLLLKVNLAFRQLHHARRELLVFVQSEKEREGEALLKLYRERAASWTSSRNLSEMEARLAALQTASTHTHTHLTRVRLALVNIYSVARAYQHSLPPLGPKAATGTVLKRLHNFLLDAMTVTTTARAATHPASLRPSASSIPAGRGSAPPKKDAKDSKDTQSGKTEAEEGKGSAGPRRSSGRRQGRLTREGSRKTMKVEPPGEGGDKSEGSEKGQTPKGSVSEGVNVDKS comes from the exons ATGGCTAACATTAAGAAGAATGGCGTGAGGAtactggtggaggagaagaggaatggcAATGACGTGAAGAGCAAAAACGACGAAGACGAGGGAAAGGACAATAAGAAGCATGACAATTTCTATATGCGTGTATATGATGATGCAGTGGCGAAGAAGACAGCCATCGACAACACTATCATTGA ACAGACATGTGAGGTCGGTGATGGGCGTGTGGGCAGCCTGGCGCGGGTGATGGGTGGGCCAGGGCAGGGGGCAGCTTCCCACCACGCCGCCCACGCTTCAGCCCTTCAGACTATCCATCATCAGCGCCAGCACGCCCACAAGCGCTACTCCTCCCTCGTGAACGCCATCCTTTCCCACGAGAAGGATATCAAG GCCCAGGAggagagaaagcgagaaagCGAGTTACTGCTGGAGCGGGAGGCTGCAGAGTGTGGTCTGCAACAGGAGGAGGTGGCCAGACTGCAGCGGCTGATTCACGCCACCAGCAGCATCacggccgccaccaccgccaaggTCGCCACCTACTCCACGTACAAG gagtacGTGGAGAGAAGCGTTGTTACCTTCGGGAGTGAGGCGGCTACCGTAGAGGGCGTGTGTGGCCGCTTCCGGGATCTGCTCACCCTCAGACTGCAACTGCTACTCAAGGTCAACCTCGCCTTCCGCCAGCTGCACCACGCCCGCCGGGAACTCCTCGTCTTTGTCCAA AGCGAGAAggagcgggagggagaggcactGTTGAAGCTTTACCGAGAGCGTGCCGCCAGCTGGACCTCCTCCCGCAACTTGAGTGAGATGGAGGCCCGCCTTGCCGCTCTCCAGACCGCttccacgcacacgcacacacacctcacgCGCGTGCGGCTGGCCCTCGTCAACATCTACAGCGTGGCGCGGGCGTACcaacactcccttcctcccctgggACCCAAGGCAGCCACTGGAACCGTCTTGAAGAGACTGCATAACTTTCTATTAGACGCCATgactgttaccaccaccgcccGAGCCGCCACACACCCTGCTTCCCTCAGACCCAGCGCCTCTAGCATACCCGCGGGGAGAGGCAGCGCACCCCCTAAAAAGGATGCTAAGGATTCTAAGGATACTCAAAGTGGAAAGACTGaagcagaggaagggaagggctcAGCAGGGCCccgtagaagtagtggtaggagGCAAGGGAGGCTCACGCGAGAGGGAAGCAGAAAGACTATGAAGGTGGAGCCGCCAGGAGAGGGTGGGGACAAGAGCGAGGGGAGTGAGAAGGGACAGACGCCCAAGGGATCAGTGAGTGAGGGTGTGAATGTTGAcaagtcgtga
- the LOC123509710 gene encoding SET domain-containing protein SmydA-8-like isoform X2, with the protein MAEAQRRRRLATLEEYLSSLAAGNPAWRHKAMQKNDTFIGRLEREDCRGRSEGVHCRPAPSQAPDSGASAPPVQLLWSPEEGRHLVASRDIAAGEDIFREPPLVLTPRPHPEPVCLACLAPLKADWSGCEGCGAPLCSPPCDGELHVVSECGMLAGLGLQQDRDQLLPLNQLLTTTRTLLLLQEAPQAGHVIEAMQSNVEKRQRSVVAQAMEKRVMEGLRRLGMEEEEGVVRHICGVFDTNAFAVDGGRALLPLAALMNHHCSANTQHWFHRGTLVVRAARNIPKGEAITNTYTPVLWGNRARAAYLASSKLFTCRCERCLDPRELGSHLSSVRCRQCQGGVLLPPSSPAETVWQCESCGENVAAAAVEAMVRAAATMAKGAVGDAEELQAVVCQMTRLVGECHYVTVGAKHSLVETIMAGRLHDVSGADLRRVVDLCGDLLHIADLLEPGLSRLRGVLLLEQVRAAAELLRRQTAADFSAISSVTDTEETTATITSTSTSTAFDITCDESAPSQLSLIQYSFYSF; encoded by the exons ATGGCGGAAGCACAGCGACGGCGGCGTTTGGCCACCCTGGAGGAGTACCTGTCCTCACTGGCAGCGGGCAATCCTGCCTGGCGGCACAAGGCAATGCAGAAGAACGACACATTTATCGGGCGCCTAGAGAGGGAAGACTGTCGCGGCAGGAGTGAAGGCGTGCATTGCCGCCCCGCCCCATCCCAGGCTCCTGACTCTGGGGCGTCAGCACCCCCTGTACAGCTGCTATGGTCCCCGGAGGAGGGCCGCCACCTGGTAGCGTCGCGGGACATCGCTGCAGGGGAGGATATATTTCGTGAGCCGCCGCTAGTACTCACCCCTCGACCTCATCCCGAGCCGGTCTGCCTGGCCTGCCTGGCGCCCCTCAAGGCAGACTGGTCAGGATGTGAAGGATGCGGCGCCCCTCTGTGTTCCCCTCCTTGCGACGGGGAGCTGCACGTCGTGTCGGAGTGCGGCATGCTGGCTGGATTAGGCCTGCAGCAGGATCGTGACCAGCTGCTTCCACTGAACCAGTTGCTGACCACCACCAGGACGCTGTTGCTCCTCCAAGAGGCGCCGCAAGCTGGCCACGTCATAGAGGCGATGCAAAGCAATGTAGAGAAGCGGCAGCGTTCTGTTGTGGCGCAGGCCATGGAGAAACGCGTGATGGAGGGCCTGAGGCGGCtgggcatggaggaggaggagggcgtggtGCGGCACATCTGTGGCGTGTTTGACACCAACGCTTTTGCCGTGGACGGCGGGAGAGCCCTACTGCCCCTCGCCGCCCTCATGAACCACCACTGCAGCGCCAACACGCAACACTGGTTCCACCGCGGCACGCTGGTGGTGCGCGCT GCGCGGAACATCCCTAAGGGCGAGGCCATCACTAATACCTACACGCCGGTGCTGTGGGGCAACCGCGCGCGCGCTGCCTACCTGGCCTCCTCCAAGCTGTTCACATGCCGTTGTGAGCGGTGCCTCGATCCGCGCGAGCTGGGCTCCCACCTCAGCTCAGTCAGGTGCCGCCAGTGCCAGGGTGGCGTCCTGCTGCCTCCTTCATCCCCTGCCGAGACAGTCTGGCAGTGTGAAAGCTGCGGGGAGAACGTGGCAGCGGCTGCAGTGGAGGCAATGGTGCGCGCTGCGGCAACCATGGCCAAGGGAGCCGTGGGGGATGCGGAGGAGCTGCAAGCCGTGGTTTGCCAGATGACCCGCCTGGTGGGGGAGTGCCACTACGTAACGGTGGGCGCCAAGCACTCCCTTGTGGAGACCATCATGGCGGGCCGGCtccacg ATGTGTCCGGCGCTGACCTCCGCCGCGTGGTTGACCTGTGTGGTGACCTGCTGCATATCGCTGATCTCCTCGAGCCCGGCCTCTCCAGGTTAAGGG gtgtgTTACTACTGGAGCAGGTGAGGGCAGCTGCTGAATTGCTGAGAAGACAAACTGCTGCTGATTTTTCTGCTATCTCATCTGTCACTGATACTGAAGaaacaactgctactattacttctacttctacttctactgccTTTGATATTACATGTGATGAAAGTGCACCAAGTCAATTAAGCCTCATACAG tattcattttattctttctaa
- the LOC123509712 gene encoding protein NipSnap-like isoform X1 translates to MMAAGAMLSPRTFLLSPALLYHLPSRCLSTSHSSQQKDGWFNKLLVRKIEPTKESHSRMLSDKEVIFELQTHNIKPGTSKEYLKNYEEYVKGVKDKGDLSNMELHGSWTVSVGDQDQCVHLWKHAGGYRAIDASNSVIATDNDLSKLVQDRNQYLRQRTNQFLLPFSFWPPVTPREGGNIYEIRSYFLKPGTMIEWGNNWSRAIHFRQANNEAFGGFFSQVGRLYNVHHIWCYSSLEGRKEARENAWRHPGWDEVVAYTVPLIKEMHARILVPNYFSPAQ, encoded by the exons ATGATGGCTGCCGGTGCAATGTTGTCACCAAgaaccttcctcctctccccggcTCTTCTATACCATCTGCCCTCAAG ATGCCTGTCAACATCCCACAGCAGCCAACAGAAGGATGGCTGGTTCAACAAGCTGCTGGTGAGGAAGATTGAGCCCACCAAGGAGTCCCACTCTCGTATGCTGTCAGACAAGGAGGTCATCTTTGAGCTACAGACACACAACATCAAGCCTGGCACAAGCAAAGAATACCTTAAGAACTA TGAGGAGTATGTCAAGGGAGTAAAGGACAAAGGAGACCTTAGCAACATGGAGCTTCATGGATCGTGGACAGTGTCGGTGGGAGACCAGGACCAGTGTGTGCATCTGTGGAAACATGCCGGAGGTTACCGAGCCATCGATGCCTCCAACTCAGTTATAGCCACAGACAAT GACCTCTCAAAATTGGTCCAGGACAGAAATCAATACCTTCGACAACGCACAAATcagttccttcttccctttagcTTTTGGCCGCCAGTCACTCCACGCGAAGGAGGAAATATATACGAGATTCGCTCATACTTTCTCAAG CCGGGCACCATGATTGAGTGGGGCAacaactggtcaagggcaatcCACTTCCGCCAAGCTAACAATGAAGCATTTGGCGGATTTTTCTCTCAGGTCGGGCGCCTGTACAATGTCCATCACATCTGGT GCTATAGCTCtctggaggggaggaaggaggcacgTGAGAATGCTTGGCGCCACCCAGGCTGGGATGAAGTTGTGGCCTACACTGTGCCGCTAATCAAGGAGATGCACGCCAGGATCCTCGTGCCAAACTACTTCTCCCCAGCGCAGTAG
- the LOC123509710 gene encoding SET domain-containing protein SmydA-8-like isoform X3, whose protein sequence is MAEAQRRRRLATLEEYLSSLAAGNPAWRHKAMQKNDTFIGRLEREDCRGRSEGVHCRPAPSQAPDSGASAPPVQLLWSPEEGRHLVASRDIAAGEDIFREPPLVLTPRPHPEPVCLACLAPLKADWSGCEGCGAPLCSPPCDGELHVVSECGMLAGLGLQQDRDQLLPLNQLLTTTRTLLLLQEAPQAGHVIEAMQSNVEKRQRSVVAQAMEKRVMEGLRRLGMEEEEGVVRHICGVFDTNAFAVDGGRALLPLAALMNHHCSANTQHWFHRGTLVVRAARNIPKGEAITNTYTPVLWGNRARAAYLASSKLFTCRCERCLDPRELGSHLSSVRCRQCQGGVLLPPSSPAETVWQCESCGENVAAAAVEAMVRAAATMAKGAVGDAEELQAVVCQMTRLVGECHYVTVGAKHSLVETIMAGRLHDVSGADLRRVVDLCGDLLHIADLLEPGLSRLRETEGSGDGEREHSSV, encoded by the exons ATGGCGGAAGCACAGCGACGGCGGCGTTTGGCCACCCTGGAGGAGTACCTGTCCTCACTGGCAGCGGGCAATCCTGCCTGGCGGCACAAGGCAATGCAGAAGAACGACACATTTATCGGGCGCCTAGAGAGGGAAGACTGTCGCGGCAGGAGTGAAGGCGTGCATTGCCGCCCCGCCCCATCCCAGGCTCCTGACTCTGGGGCGTCAGCACCCCCTGTACAGCTGCTATGGTCCCCGGAGGAGGGCCGCCACCTGGTAGCGTCGCGGGACATCGCTGCAGGGGAGGATATATTTCGTGAGCCGCCGCTAGTACTCACCCCTCGACCTCATCCCGAGCCGGTCTGCCTGGCCTGCCTGGCGCCCCTCAAGGCAGACTGGTCAGGATGTGAAGGATGCGGCGCCCCTCTGTGTTCCCCTCCTTGCGACGGGGAGCTGCACGTCGTGTCGGAGTGCGGCATGCTGGCTGGATTAGGCCTGCAGCAGGATCGTGACCAGCTGCTTCCACTGAACCAGTTGCTGACCACCACCAGGACGCTGTTGCTCCTCCAAGAGGCGCCGCAAGCTGGCCACGTCATAGAGGCGATGCAAAGCAATGTAGAGAAGCGGCAGCGTTCTGTTGTGGCGCAGGCCATGGAGAAACGCGTGATGGAGGGCCTGAGGCGGCtgggcatggaggaggaggagggcgtggtGCGGCACATCTGTGGCGTGTTTGACACCAACGCTTTTGCCGTGGACGGCGGGAGAGCCCTACTGCCCCTCGCCGCCCTCATGAACCACCACTGCAGCGCCAACACGCAACACTGGTTCCACCGCGGCACGCTGGTGGTGCGCGCT GCGCGGAACATCCCTAAGGGCGAGGCCATCACTAATACCTACACGCCGGTGCTGTGGGGCAACCGCGCGCGCGCTGCCTACCTGGCCTCCTCCAAGCTGTTCACATGCCGTTGTGAGCGGTGCCTCGATCCGCGCGAGCTGGGCTCCCACCTCAGCTCAGTCAGGTGCCGCCAGTGCCAGGGTGGCGTCCTGCTGCCTCCTTCATCCCCTGCCGAGACAGTCTGGCAGTGTGAAAGCTGCGGGGAGAACGTGGCAGCGGCTGCAGTGGAGGCAATGGTGCGCGCTGCGGCAACCATGGCCAAGGGAGCCGTGGGGGATGCGGAGGAGCTGCAAGCCGTGGTTTGCCAGATGACCCGCCTGGTGGGGGAGTGCCACTACGTAACGGTGGGCGCCAAGCACTCCCTTGTGGAGACCATCATGGCGGGCCGGCtccacg ATGTGTCCGGCGCTGACCTCCGCCGCGTGGTTGACCTGTGTGGTGACCTGCTGCATATCGCTGATCTCCTCGAGCCCGGCCTCTCCAGGTTAAGGG AAACTGAAGGCAGCGGCGACGGAGAGCGAGAACATTCTTCAGTATga
- the LOC123509712 gene encoding protein NipSnap-like isoform X2 produces MMAAGAMLSPRTFLLSPALLYHLPSRCLSTSHSSQQKDGWFNKLLVRKIEPTKESHSRMLSDKEVIFELQTHNIKPGTSKEYLKNYEEYVKGVKDKGDLSNMELHGSWTVSVGDQDQCVHLWKHAGGYRAIDASNSVIATDNDLSKLVQDRNQYLRQRTNQFLLPFSFWPPVTPREGGNIYEIRSYFLKPGTMIEWGNNWSRAIHFRQANNEAFGGFFSQVGRLYNVHHIWCYRSLADRKENRESAWRKPGWDEVVAYTVPLIEEYYSRILTPNTFSPTQ; encoded by the exons ATGATGGCTGCCGGTGCAATGTTGTCACCAAgaaccttcctcctctccccggcTCTTCTATACCATCTGCCCTCAAG ATGCCTGTCAACATCCCACAGCAGCCAACAGAAGGATGGCTGGTTCAACAAGCTGCTGGTGAGGAAGATTGAGCCCACCAAGGAGTCCCACTCTCGTATGCTGTCAGACAAGGAGGTCATCTTTGAGCTACAGACACACAACATCAAGCCTGGCACAAGCAAAGAATACCTTAAGAACTA TGAGGAGTATGTCAAGGGAGTAAAGGACAAAGGAGACCTTAGCAACATGGAGCTTCATGGATCGTGGACAGTGTCGGTGGGAGACCAGGACCAGTGTGTGCATCTGTGGAAACATGCCGGAGGTTACCGAGCCATCGATGCCTCCAACTCAGTTATAGCCACAGACAAT GACCTCTCAAAATTGGTCCAGGACAGAAATCAATACCTTCGACAACGCACAAATcagttccttcttccctttagcTTTTGGCCGCCAGTCACTCCACGCGAAGGAGGAAATATATACGAGATTCGCTCATACTTTCTCAAG CCGGGCACCATGATTGAGTGGGGCAacaactggtcaagggcaatcCACTTCCGCCAAGCTAACAATGAAGCATTTGGCGGATTTTTCTCTCAGGTCGGGCGCCTGTACAATGTCCATCACATCTGGT GCTACAGGAGTCTGGCCGACCGCAAGGAGAACCGGGAGTCTGCATGGCGCAAGCCCGGCTGGGACGAAGTGGTTGCCTACACAGTCCCCCTAATAGAAGAGTACTATTCCCGTATCCTCACCCCCAACACCTTCAGCCCCACACAATAG
- the LOC123509710 gene encoding uncharacterized protein LOC123509710 isoform X1, producing the protein MAEAQRRRRLATLEEYLSSLAAGNPAWRHKAMQKNDTFIGRLEREDCRGRSEGVHCRPAPSQAPDSGASAPPVQLLWSPEEGRHLVASRDIAAGEDIFREPPLVLTPRPHPEPVCLACLAPLKADWSGCEGCGAPLCSPPCDGELHVVSECGMLAGLGLQQDRDQLLPLNQLLTTTRTLLLLQEAPQAGHVIEAMQSNVEKRQRSVVAQAMEKRVMEGLRRLGMEEEEGVVRHICGVFDTNAFAVDGGRALLPLAALMNHHCSANTQHWFHRGTLVVRAARNIPKGEAITNTYTPVLWGNRARAAYLASSKLFTCRCERCLDPRELGSHLSSVRCRQCQGGVLLPPSSPAETVWQCESCGENVAAAAVEAMVRAAATMAKGAVGDAEELQAVVCQMTRLVGECHYVTVGAKHSLVETIMAGRLHDVSGADLRRVVDLCGDLLHIADLLEPGLSRLRGVLLLEQVRAAAELLRRQTAADFSAISSVTDTEETTATITSTSTSTAFDITCDESAPSQLSLIQKLKAAATESENILQYDPRLPHAQEVLRLLQELQANGKAENEEKEAKVKKEEEGKEGSH; encoded by the exons ATGGCGGAAGCACAGCGACGGCGGCGTTTGGCCACCCTGGAGGAGTACCTGTCCTCACTGGCAGCGGGCAATCCTGCCTGGCGGCACAAGGCAATGCAGAAGAACGACACATTTATCGGGCGCCTAGAGAGGGAAGACTGTCGCGGCAGGAGTGAAGGCGTGCATTGCCGCCCCGCCCCATCCCAGGCTCCTGACTCTGGGGCGTCAGCACCCCCTGTACAGCTGCTATGGTCCCCGGAGGAGGGCCGCCACCTGGTAGCGTCGCGGGACATCGCTGCAGGGGAGGATATATTTCGTGAGCCGCCGCTAGTACTCACCCCTCGACCTCATCCCGAGCCGGTCTGCCTGGCCTGCCTGGCGCCCCTCAAGGCAGACTGGTCAGGATGTGAAGGATGCGGCGCCCCTCTGTGTTCCCCTCCTTGCGACGGGGAGCTGCACGTCGTGTCGGAGTGCGGCATGCTGGCTGGATTAGGCCTGCAGCAGGATCGTGACCAGCTGCTTCCACTGAACCAGTTGCTGACCACCACCAGGACGCTGTTGCTCCTCCAAGAGGCGCCGCAAGCTGGCCACGTCATAGAGGCGATGCAAAGCAATGTAGAGAAGCGGCAGCGTTCTGTTGTGGCGCAGGCCATGGAGAAACGCGTGATGGAGGGCCTGAGGCGGCtgggcatggaggaggaggagggcgtggtGCGGCACATCTGTGGCGTGTTTGACACCAACGCTTTTGCCGTGGACGGCGGGAGAGCCCTACTGCCCCTCGCCGCCCTCATGAACCACCACTGCAGCGCCAACACGCAACACTGGTTCCACCGCGGCACGCTGGTGGTGCGCGCT GCGCGGAACATCCCTAAGGGCGAGGCCATCACTAATACCTACACGCCGGTGCTGTGGGGCAACCGCGCGCGCGCTGCCTACCTGGCCTCCTCCAAGCTGTTCACATGCCGTTGTGAGCGGTGCCTCGATCCGCGCGAGCTGGGCTCCCACCTCAGCTCAGTCAGGTGCCGCCAGTGCCAGGGTGGCGTCCTGCTGCCTCCTTCATCCCCTGCCGAGACAGTCTGGCAGTGTGAAAGCTGCGGGGAGAACGTGGCAGCGGCTGCAGTGGAGGCAATGGTGCGCGCTGCGGCAACCATGGCCAAGGGAGCCGTGGGGGATGCGGAGGAGCTGCAAGCCGTGGTTTGCCAGATGACCCGCCTGGTGGGGGAGTGCCACTACGTAACGGTGGGCGCCAAGCACTCCCTTGTGGAGACCATCATGGCGGGCCGGCtccacg ATGTGTCCGGCGCTGACCTCCGCCGCGTGGTTGACCTGTGTGGTGACCTGCTGCATATCGCTGATCTCCTCGAGCCCGGCCTCTCCAGGTTAAGGG gtgtgTTACTACTGGAGCAGGTGAGGGCAGCTGCTGAATTGCTGAGAAGACAAACTGCTGCTGATTTTTCTGCTATCTCATCTGTCACTGATACTGAAGaaacaactgctactattacttctacttctacttctactgccTTTGATATTACATGTGATGAAAGTGCACCAAGTCAATTAAGCCTCATACAG AAACTGAAGGCAGCGGCGACGGAGAGCGAGAACATTCTTCAGTATgatcctcgcctccctcacgcCCAGGAAGTCCTTCGTCTCCTGCAGGAACTTCAAGCTAATGGAAAggcagagaatgaagagaaggaagcgaaggtgaagaaagaggaggagggaaaggaaggctcTCATTGA